In one window of Mytilus galloprovincialis chromosome 6, xbMytGall1.hap1.1, whole genome shotgun sequence DNA:
- the LOC143079498 gene encoding uncharacterized protein LOC143079498, producing the protein MGIVYTLILVFLLPLMKCDRCPAPKQCSCQYNIIYCDHLNLTDVPEFTKPDNENMTWDIELQYNNIKRIRNGAFQNLKLEMLLIFDNEVEVVEDNAFRGSEDTLYVLHLYNNKLTTVPSAVGKMRNLMGLDIHNNPISTIREDILRNVSSTLSGIMFGDTKMTSWPNSLDVLSNLDSIRIQNLNILRIPQNALNNFRNLSSFEMISTNFSNIPSSLSDRSMLEDINLEDNPMLTTESFKPETFSKLSTLMRMTIMNSSITILPSIFNKLNNLFILQLENNPITSIPDHVFPLNFSPNFWFMTLKNTSLASVPKALSNLTSLTRLDFMTSLISEIQHNDFSYMDKLERMYFTNSPLHTVSDNAFHGLKSLKYLTLDNTLLTTVPKAMMNLPSLSELSLSNTKVVCTCSNLRWIKKWPEQSEVEIYGSCTNIRMTIALFIYKELPKC; encoded by the coding sequence GTTTATACTCTCATTCTGGTTTTCTTACTCCCCTTGATGAAGTGTGACCGCTGTCCTGCACCGAAACAATGTAGTTGccaatataatataatttattgtGATCATTTAAATCTTACTGATGTTCCAGAGTTTACGAAACCAGACAACGAGAATATGACATGGGATATTGAACTGCAAtataacaacataaaaagaatTCGGAATGGtgcttttcaaaatttgaaacttGAAATGCTACTCATATTTGATAATGAAGTTGAGGTTGTAGAGGATAACGCTTTTAGAGGGAGTGAGGATACTCTATATGTACTCCATCTGTATAATAATAAATTGACTACAGTTCCGTCTGCTGTTGGTAAAATGAGGAACCTTATGGGTTTAGATATCCACAACAATCCTATATCTACAATTAGGGAAGATATTCTTCGAAATGTTTCAAGCACATTGTCCGGTATTATGTTTGGTGATACGAAAATGACCTCGTGGCCAAATTCATTGGACGTTTTATCAAACTTGGATTCAATAAGGATTCAAAATCTAAACATCCTACGAATTCCACAAAATGCATTAAATAATTTTCGCAATTTAAGTAGTTTTGAGATGATTTCAACAAATTTCAGTAACATACCATCTTCTCTTAGCGATCGCTCAATGTTGGAAGATATTAATTTAGAAGATAACCCAATGCTGACAACGGAAAGCTTTAAACCTGAAACATTTAGTAAACTTTCTACTTTAATGCGAATGACAATTATGAATAGTAGTATAACTATTTTGCCGAGTATATTTAATAAACTTAATAATTTGTTTATTCTGCAACTAGAGAACAATCCGATTACATCAATTCCAGATCACGTGTTTCCTCTGAATTTCTCGCCTAATTTTTGGTTTATGACACTAAAGAACACATCATTGGCCAGTGTTCCAAAGGCTTTATCCAACCTAACTAGTCTTACTCGACTTGATTTTATGACAAGCTTGATATCGGAAATTCAACACAACGATTTTAGCTATATGGATAAACTAGAGAGAATGTATTTTACAAACAGCCCGTTGCATACCGTGTCCGACAATGCTTTCCATGGACTTAAGTCCCTAAAGTATCTTACTCTAGATAATACGCTTCTAACTACCGTACCGAAAGCAATGATGAACCTGCCGTCACTTTCAGAGCTAAGTTTATCGAATACCAAAGTCGTTTGTACATGTTCCAATCTAAGATGGATAAAAAAATGGCCTGAGCAAAGTGAAGTGGAGATTTATGGCAGTTGTACCAATATTAGGATGACGATtgcattatttatttataaagagCTACCCAAGTGTTAA